From Panthera uncia isolate 11264 chromosome E1, Puncia_PCG_1.0, whole genome shotgun sequence, one genomic window encodes:
- the RAB26 gene encoding ras-related protein Rab-26, giving the protein MSRKKTPKRKGASGPAASALPAADGSRPARPGTARPGPQARPNGPPQPGRPSLGGGDFYDVAFKVMLVGDSGVGKTCLLVRFKDGAFLAGTFISTVGIDFRNKVLDVDGMKVKLQIWDTAGQERFRSVTHAYYRDAHALLLLYDVTNKASFDNIQAWLTEIQDYAQQDVVLMLLGNKVDSAQERVVKREDGEKLAKEYGLPFMETSAKTGLNVDLAFTAVAKELKQRSMKVPSEPRFRLHDYIKREGRGASCCRP; this is encoded by the exons ATGTCCAGGAAGAAGACCCCCAAGAGGAAGGGGGCCAGCGGGCCCGCTGCCTCCGCGCTGCCTGCGGCCGACGGGTCCCGGCCGGCGCGCCCAGGGACTGCACGCCCCGGCCCCCAGGCGCGGCCCAACGGACCCCCGCAGCCCGGCCGGCCCTCGCTTGGCGGCGGCGACTTCTACGACGTCGCCTTCAAG GTCATGCTGGTGGGGGACTCAGGCGTGGGGAAGACCTGCTTACTCGTGCGCTTCAAGGACGGGGCTTTCCTGGCAGGGACCTTCATCTCCACTGTGGGCATCGACTTCCGG AACAAAGTTCTGGATGTGGATGGCATGAAGGTGAAGCTGCAG ATCTGGGACACAGCTGGCCAGGAGCGGTTCCGGAGCGTCACCCACGCCTACTACCGCGATGCTCATG CACTGCTGCTGCTCTATGATGTCACCAACAAGGCCTCCTTTGACAATATCCAG GCCTGGCTGACGGAGATCCAGGATTACGCCCAACAGGACGTGGTGCTCATGCTGCTGGGGAACAAG GTGGACTCTGCCCAGGAGCGTGTGGTGAAAAGGGAGGATGGGGAGAAGTTGGCTAAG GAGTACGGGCTGCCCTTCATGGAGACCAGCGCCAAGACAGGCCTCAACGTAGACTTGGCCTTCACAGCCGTAGCAAA GGAGTTGAAGCAGCGCTCCATGAAGGTCCCCAGTGAGCCTCGCTTCCGGCTGCACGACTACATCAAGAGGGAGGGCCGAGGGGCCTCCTGCTGCAGACCCTGA